A window of the Cannabis sativa cultivar Pink pepper isolate KNU-18-1 chromosome X, ASM2916894v1, whole genome shotgun sequence genome harbors these coding sequences:
- the LOC115721223 gene encoding protease Do-like 2, chloroplastic — translation MAATVSNCCFSLLNSTVKLPPCSVSTRPTTFSTLQTPISSLTPSNQGNRLYRSTKASSSSSSSPHFGREKESVSGKEFRGRRDERRSSIYVDGSKSGGKAQTAAFKSFGTQRKDKKDKEKESVFDRKDQQVEAGNLQDATFLNAVVKVYCTHTEPDYSLPWQKQRQFTSTGSAFMIGDGKLLTNAHCVEHETQVKVKRRGDDTKYVARVLARGVDCDIALLSVDSKEFWEGAEPLELGRLPHLQDAVTVVGYPLGGDTISVTKGVVSRIEVTSYAHGSSDLLGIQIDAAINPGNSGGPAFNDQGECIGVAFQVYRSEEAENIGYVIPTTVVSHFLDDYERNGKYTGFPSLGLLLQKLENPALRACLKVKSSEGVLVRRIEPTSDAYNVLKQGDVIVSFDDIRVGCEGTVPFRSNERIAFRYLISQKFAGDVAELGVIRAGEFMKVKVVLKPRVHLVPYHIDGGQPSYLIIAGLVFTPLSEPLIEEECEDSIGLKLLTKARYSLARFKGEQIVLLSQVLANEVNIGYEDMSNQQVLKLNGTRIRNIHHLAHLVDSCKDKYLVFEFEDNYIVVLEREAATAASSCILKDYGIPSERSSDLLEPYVDSVGDNQSLDKDYADSPVSNFEIGFDGLLWT, via the exons ATGGCCGCAACAGTAAGCAACTGTTGCTTCTCTCTCCTCAACTCCACCGTTAAGCTTCCTCCTTGTTCTGTTTCTACTCGACCCACCACCTTCTCTACACTGCAAACTCCCATTTCCTCACTAACTCCCAGTAATCAGGGCAACAGACTTTATCGCTCAACCAAAGCCTCATCCTCATCTTCATCTTCTCCTCATTTTGGCAGAGAG AAGGAATCTGTTTCTGGGAAAGAATTTCGAGGAAGGAGAGATGAAAGGAGGTCGTCTATTTACGTAGATGGGTCTAAAAGTGGCGGAAAAGCTCAAACAGCAGCTTTTAAATCATTTGGAACACAGAGGAAGGACAAGAAAGATAAAGAAAAAGAGTCTGTGTTCGATAGAAAAGACCAGCAG GTTGAAGCGGGAAATCTTCAAGATGCAACCTTTCTTAATGCTGTTGTTAAG gtTTACTGCACCCACACTGAGCCTGACTACTCTCTTCCTTGGCAAAAACAAAGGCAATTTACAAGTACTGGAAG TGCCTTTATGATCGGTGATGGAAAACTGTTGACAAATGCACATTGTGTTGAACATGAAACACAG GTCAAGGTGAAAAGAAGGGGCGATGACACCAAATATGTTGCCAGg GTTTTAGCCAGAGGTGTCGATTGTGATATAGCTTTACTCTCAGTAGATAGCAAGGAATTTTGGGAAGGAGCTGAACCCCTTGAATTGGGACGTTTGCCCCATCTTCAG GATGCAGTAACTGTTGTAGGATACCCCCTTGGAGGAGACACCATCTCTGTGACGAAGGGTGTTGTATCACGTATAGAG GTTACATCTTATGCACATGGATCATCTGATTTATTAGGCATACAAATTGATGCAGCAATAAATCCTG GTAATAGTGGTGGTCCTGCATTCAATGACCAGGGAGAGTGCATTGGGGTGGCATTTCAG GTCTACAGATCTGAAGAGGCTGAGAATATTGGATATGTTATTCCAACTACAGTTGTCTCTCATTTTCTGGATGACTATGAGAGGAATGGAAAGTACACTG GTTTCCCTTCCCTTGGCTTGTTATTGCAAAAGTTGGAGAATCCAGCACTACGTGCCTGCTTGAAAGTAAAGTCAAGTGAG GGTGTTCTGGTGCGTAGAATTGAGCCCACATCAGATGCATATAACGTCTTAAAGCAG GGGGACGTGATAGTAAGCTTCGATGATATTCGTGTAGGATGTGAAGGAACAGTGCCATTCCGGTCAAATGAGCGTATTGCTTTCCGATATCTCATAAGTCAAAA ATTTGCCGGTGACGTTGCAGAGCTTGGTGTTATTAGAGCTGGGGAATTTATGAAAGTTAAAGTAGTTCTAAAACCACGAGTGCATTTG GTTCCATATCATATTGATGGAGGTCAACCTTCTTACTTGATCATTGCTGGTTTGGTGTTTACCCCACTCTCAGAACCACTAATAGA AGAGGAGTGTGAAGACTCCATTGGG TTGAAACTGTTGACAAAGGCGCGATACTCTTTGGCTAGGTTTAAAGGAGAACAGATTGTACTCTTATCCCAG GTCTTAGCAAATGAAGTCAACATTGGGTATGAGGATATGAGCAATCAACAG GTTTTGAAGTTAAACGGAACTCGAATAAGGAATATTCATCACTTGGCTCATCTTGTCGATT CATGCAAAGACAAGTACTTGGTCTTTGAGTTTGAAGACAACTACATTGTTGTCTTGGAGAGAGAAGCAGCTACCGCCGCTTCGTCCTGCATTCTAAAAGATTATGGCATTCCCTCCGAAAGATCTTCGGATTTGTTGGAACCCTACGTGGATTCGGTGGGAGACAACCAATCATTAGACAAGGATTATGCTGATAGCCcagtttcaaattttgaaatcggTTTCGACGGGCTCCTTTGGACATGA
- the LOC115704920 gene encoding probable indole-3-pyruvate monooxygenase YUCCA10 encodes MEEENGVVIIVGAGPSGLGVAGCLSRLSIPYIILEREDCYASLWNKYAYDRLHFHLRKQFCHLPHIPFPSDFPNYVPKTLFLQYLNDYVSHFQIRPLYRRTVESAIYDDASGKWSVKARYVLNNNNNNDGDDYEIEEYSSRFLVVATGETANPFVPEIKGLDGFAGEILHSTQFKSGKEFKNKKVLVVGSGNSGMEIALDLSNYDAKTSIIVRSPVHFVSREIVYLALILLKYLPLKMVDSVVVMLSKFVYGDLNKYGIKRPSEGPFYMKVKYGKYPVIDVGTFNKIKTGEIQVLSAELESVENDVVLLKNGKSYQFDAIVFCTGFKRSTNLWLKGDDYLLNNDGIPKVSYPNHWKGKKGLYCVGLSRRGLYGATEDAQNIANDIKLMMSDLQNDVTKN; translated from the exons atggaggaAGAAAATGGAGTTGTGATAATTGTGGGAGCTGGACCTTCTGGGCTGGGCGTGGCTGGTTGCTTAAGCCGATTATCGATCCCATACATAATTCTAGAAAGAGAAGACTGTTACGCTTCTCTTTGGAATAAATACGCCTACGACCGACTCCATTTTCATCTCAGAAAACAATTTTGCCACCTTCCTCACATCCCCTTTCCCTCTGATTTTCCCAACTACGTCCCCAAAACCCTCTTTCTCCAATACTTAAACGACTACGTTTCTCATTTCCAGATTCGACCTCTTTACCGGAGGACCGTCGAGTCAGCCATTTACGACGACGCTTCCGGCAAATGGAGCGTCAAAGCAAGATATGTActgaacaataataataataatgatggtGATGATTATGAGATTGAGGAATATTCCAGTAGGTTCTTGGTCGTGGCTACCGGAGAAACGGCTAACCCTTTTGTGCCGGAGATTAAAGGGTTGGATGGTTTCGCTGGGGAGATTCTTCACTCGACCCAGTTCAAATCAGGGAAAGAGTTTAAGAACAAGAAGGTATTGGTTGTTGGCTCAGGCAATTCCGGCATGGAAATAGCTCTTGATCTTTCCAACTACGACGCTAAAACCTCCATTATTGTCAGAAGCCCA GTTCATTTTGTGTCAAGGGAGATAGTTTACTTGGCATTGATTTTATTAAAGTATCTTCCATTAAAAATGGTGGACTCAGTTGTGGTGATGCTTAGTAAGTTTGTGTATGGAGATTTAAACAAGTATGGTATAAAAAGACCCTCTGAAGGCCCTTTCTATATGAAGGTCAAATATGGAAAATACCCAGTTATTGATGTCGGCACTTTTAATAAGATCAAAACCGGTGAGATTCAG GTATTGTCTGCAGAGCTAGAAAGCGTAGAAAACGACGTCGTTTTGTTGAAGAACGGCAAGTCGTACCAATTCGACGCAATAGTGTTCTGTACGGGTTTCAAGAGGTCAACAAATTTGTGGCTTAAG ggagATGATTATCTGTTGAATAATGATGGAATTCCAAAAGTAAGTTACCCAAATCACTGGAAAGGAAAGAAGGGTTTATATTGTGTGGGCCTATCTAGAAGAGGTCTATATGGAGCTACAGAAGATGCTCAAAACATTGCAAACGACATCAAGTTGATGATGAGTGATCTCCAAAACGACGTTACCAAAAATTAG
- the LOC115721665 gene encoding classical arabinogalactan protein 26 codes for MASFWSLLSTMLILFIAYYSHSFSFPVALASSSSSSDIQFSTISAAPAILPGGPGPVTAPLPPSLSPDITPLFPTPGKQNLSPEESSLPTIPSSPSPPNPDDVVAPGPGMAFPPSGSMPASSASSSGSLTLALFLGFCWFFA; via the coding sequence atGGCTTCCTTTTGGTCATTACTCTCAACAATGTTGATTCTTTTCATTGCTTATTATTCTCATTCCTTTTCATTCCCAGTAGCCttggcttcttcttcttcttcttcagatATTCAATTCTCCACCATTTCAGCAGCTCCAGCAATTCTACCAGGTGGTCCTGGTCCTGTAACAGCTCCATTACCCCCATCACTTTCTCCGGACATAACTCCTCTGTTTCCCACTCCCGGGAAACAGAATCTTTCTCCTGAAGAATCCTCACTCCCAACCATTCCCTCTAGTCCGAGCCCCCCAAATCCAGACGATGTCGTTGCTCCTGGACCTGGAATGGCGTTTCCTCCATCTGGGTCTATGCCtgcttcttcagcttcctcatCTGGGTCCCTCACCCTTGCTCTGTTCTTGGGCTTTTGTTGGTTCTTTGCATAA
- the LOC115721309 gene encoding protein NETWORKED 3A isoform X2 translates to MVGIVKNQSSHWWWLDHQNTSNRSPWLQSTLADLDHKTEAMLKLIETDADSFAQRAEMYYKKRPELVSMVEEFYRTHRLLAEKYDQVKSDSGTRVLTTLRSPFSSTKYQVEKPPVSGISYQTYDSYSETCDTEDFAESEVDDPELEEDEQECETPRIHEETKEMKFLSGIDYEELRKLKEEVEKLEAKNKAQKEEVERLQEENKAQKDQLKQKDEEKRQVIRQLSMAVDMLKEDNVKLRKCLVKDSPKRHSPFEFNKLKESFLGKMFMNGSQKYPVVAL, encoded by the exons ATGGTTGGAATAGTGAAGAACCAGTCATCTCATTGGTGGTGGCTTGACCATCAGAACACCTCAAACCGCTCTCCATGGCTTCAATCCACTCTTGCAG ATCTGGATCACAAGACAGAGGCCATGCTAAAATTGATTGAGACAGATGCCGACTCCTTTGCTCAACGTGCAGAAATGTATTACAAAAAGCGGCCTGAGCTGGTTAGCATGGTTGAAGAGTTTTATCGAACCCATCGCTTATTAGCGGAGAAGTATGATCAAGTAAAGTCAGATTCTGGAACTCGGGTACTGACAACATTAAGGTCCCCATTCTCTTCAACCAAGTATCAAGTAGAGAAGCCGCCAGTGAGTGGGATCTCCTATCAGACCTACGATAGCTACTCTGAAACTTGTGACACCGAAGATTTTGCTGAATCAGAAGTTGATGATCCTGAGCTGGAAGAAGACGAGCAGGAATGTGAAACCCCACGGATTCATGAAGAAACTAAAGAAATGAAATTTTTGAGCGGGATTGATTATGAAGAGCTGAGAAAGTTGAAGGAAGAAGTGGAGAAACTTGAGGCGAAGAACAAAGCTCAAAAGGAAGAAGTGGAGAGACTTCAGGAGGAAAACAAAGCTCAAAAGGATCAGTTAAAGCAGAAAGATGAAGAGAAGAGGCAGGTTATAAGGCAGCTTAGTATGGCAGTTGACATGCTCAAGGAAGATAATGTGAAGCTGAGGAAGTGTCTTGTAAAAGACTCCCCCAAAAGGCATAGTCCCTTTGAGTTTAACAAATTAAAGGAGTCTTTTTTGGGGAAGATGTTTATGAATGGGTCTCAAAAGTATCCTGTTGTTGCTCTTTAG
- the LOC115721309 gene encoding protein NETWORKED 3A isoform X1, producing MLSRVNLEEKKMVGIVKNQSSHWWWLDHQNTSNRSPWLQSTLADLDHKTEAMLKLIETDADSFAQRAEMYYKKRPELVSMVEEFYRTHRLLAEKYDQVKSDSGTRVLTTLRSPFSSTKYQVEKPPVSGISYQTYDSYSETCDTEDFAESEVDDPELEEDEQECETPRIHEETKEMKFLSGIDYEELRKLKEEVEKLEAKNKAQKEEVERLQEENKAQKDQLKQKDEEKRQVIRQLSMAVDMLKEDNVKLRKCLVKDSPKRHSPFEFNKLKESFLGKMFMNGSQKYPVVAL from the exons ATGCTTTCTAGGGTTAATTTGGAGGAGAAGAAGATGGTTGGAATAGTGAAGAACCAGTCATCTCATTGGTGGTGGCTTGACCATCAGAACACCTCAAACCGCTCTCCATGGCTTCAATCCACTCTTGCAG ATCTGGATCACAAGACAGAGGCCATGCTAAAATTGATTGAGACAGATGCCGACTCCTTTGCTCAACGTGCAGAAATGTATTACAAAAAGCGGCCTGAGCTGGTTAGCATGGTTGAAGAGTTTTATCGAACCCATCGCTTATTAGCGGAGAAGTATGATCAAGTAAAGTCAGATTCTGGAACTCGGGTACTGACAACATTAAGGTCCCCATTCTCTTCAACCAAGTATCAAGTAGAGAAGCCGCCAGTGAGTGGGATCTCCTATCAGACCTACGATAGCTACTCTGAAACTTGTGACACCGAAGATTTTGCTGAATCAGAAGTTGATGATCCTGAGCTGGAAGAAGACGAGCAGGAATGTGAAACCCCACGGATTCATGAAGAAACTAAAGAAATGAAATTTTTGAGCGGGATTGATTATGAAGAGCTGAGAAAGTTGAAGGAAGAAGTGGAGAAACTTGAGGCGAAGAACAAAGCTCAAAAGGAAGAAGTGGAGAGACTTCAGGAGGAAAACAAAGCTCAAAAGGATCAGTTAAAGCAGAAAGATGAAGAGAAGAGGCAGGTTATAAGGCAGCTTAGTATGGCAGTTGACATGCTCAAGGAAGATAATGTGAAGCTGAGGAAGTGTCTTGTAAAAGACTCCCCCAAAAGGCATAGTCCCTTTGAGTTTAACAAATTAAAGGAGTCTTTTTTGGGGAAGATGTTTATGAATGGGTCTCAAAAGTATCCTGTTGTTGCTCTTTAG